The Fortiea contorta PCC 7126 genome has a segment encoding these proteins:
- a CDS encoding carbohydrate porin, which yields MNEASSAQVFSGAEASTWEIGSLDLLPVPQSTVPPGKRTMGLQTVPPPPTNNGITVAAIAHPLSLSVQQQPQPSDLKIQENDFIQQRQVTQKVSQVLPNADIPIIPKPINIPSFSVGGESNDDNFLKLLGQTNNSQEPINTAIAPLPPLPGETLTQEFTAPGTTTFNQLLNSPSVPNPSFSDPIPTPVSAKQLQPTVIQQRPLTTSSALKEPSLQFQGVYVTQGGESSARARVTGVYPISPQVLVGATIDLTSKNNAFDDSRREGLNINELYLATSIAGVPNLRFVVGQMDLTSYFDRNSFAKDGASQFFNPVFQTNPALAATGISSRTGLLVNWSVTDNIDAKAAVFSSADKIGDFSLDGFAGEIGIRYGNAIIRGTYASDRDGGSRDSFAESFSIARGNNQFGPIKTDREEAYGVNAEVFVPNLKLGLFGRYGKYENRDLRLGADTYAFGASFLDLLSPNDRLGLAYGRGLSNESLRRGSKADVLELFYDFQFLPNLRLGFTVQGRDDFSETVVGVRVKTEFDVTPRGRGAQ from the coding sequence TGGGAAATCGGCAGTTTAGACTTACTACCAGTCCCTCAATCGACCGTACCGCCTGGTAAACGCACGATGGGATTGCAGACAGTACCACCTCCACCAACAAATAATGGTATTACAGTTGCAGCGATCGCTCATCCATTATCTTTATCTGTACAGCAGCAACCACAACCAAGCGACCTCAAAATACAAGAAAATGACTTCATTCAGCAGCGACAGGTGACTCAAAAAGTTTCCCAGGTGTTACCTAACGCTGACATACCAATTATTCCGAAGCCAATCAATATTCCATCCTTCTCAGTAGGTGGAGAATCGAACGATGACAATTTCTTAAAACTACTAGGACAGACAAACAATTCCCAAGAACCAATCAATACCGCCATAGCTCCATTACCACCACTTCCTGGCGAGACTCTCACTCAAGAATTCACCGCACCTGGAACAACAACTTTCAATCAACTACTCAACTCCCCATCCGTTCCTAACCCATCATTCTCCGATCCGATTCCCACCCCGGTTTCCGCAAAACAATTACAACCAACAGTGATTCAGCAGCGCCCCCTGACAACCAGTAGCGCTTTAAAAGAACCTTCTTTACAATTTCAAGGAGTCTATGTCACCCAAGGAGGTGAATCCTCAGCCAGAGCTAGAGTTACAGGAGTGTATCCCATATCCCCTCAAGTTTTAGTTGGAGCCACCATAGATTTAACAAGCAAAAATAATGCTTTTGATGACTCTCGACGTGAGGGTTTGAACATTAACGAGCTGTATTTAGCCACTTCCATCGCCGGAGTTCCCAATTTGAGATTTGTCGTTGGTCAAATGGATTTAACATCCTATTTTGACCGCAACAGTTTTGCTAAAGACGGAGCTAGCCAATTCTTTAATCCAGTATTTCAAACCAACCCAGCACTAGCTGCAACAGGAATTTCTTCTCGTACTGGTTTGTTAGTGAATTGGAGCGTTACCGACAATATCGACGCTAAAGCAGCAGTATTTTCATCAGCAGATAAAATAGGGGACTTTTCCTTAGATGGCTTTGCTGGCGAAATCGGTATCCGCTACGGTAATGCAATTATTCGCGGTACTTACGCCAGCGATCGCGATGGTGGTAGCCGTGATAGTTTTGCAGAAAGCTTTAGCATTGCCAGGGGAAATAATCAATTTGGGCCGATCAAGACTGACCGAGAAGAAGCCTACGGAGTTAATGCTGAAGTCTTTGTTCCCAACCTCAAATTAGGCCTCTTTGGACGCTACGGTAAATACGAAAACCGTGACCTAAGATTGGGCGCTGATACCTATGCTTTCGGAGCGAGCTTTTTGGATCTATTAAGTCCCAATGACCGATTGGGACTAGCCTACGGACGTGGCCTTTCCAACGAAAGCCTGCGCCGTGGTTCCAAAGCAGATGTATTAGAGCTATTCTACGATTTCCAATTTCTTCCCAATCTGCGGTTAGGTTTTACAGTTCAAGGACGCGATGATTTTTCCGAAACAGTGGTTGGTGTGAGGGTAAAAACAGAATTTGATGTGACTCCCAGAGGAAGAGGTGCTCAATGA
- a CDS encoding GIY-YIG nuclease family protein, producing MTADIDDASLFTLEYFPYIDDRGQLPDVFQGKIGAYAIFDQEKVLQFVGYSRDVYLSLKQHLIRQPQQCFWVKVQTIDRPSRAVLESIENAWIAENGGAPLGNGNDKEKWTQPIDTKLVMLPEEQVSYQNPVNDELTKMKILKNVARRVETEILAVLEARGLQVQIRFNPKLKEEGLLDLK from the coding sequence ATGACTGCTGATATTGATGATGCTTCTTTGTTTACTTTAGAATATTTTCCTTATATTGACGATCGCGGTCAGTTACCTGATGTTTTTCAAGGTAAAATTGGGGCATATGCGATTTTTGATCAAGAGAAGGTGCTGCAATTTGTTGGTTATTCTCGTGATGTTTATCTCAGTCTCAAGCAGCATTTAATCCGTCAACCACAACAATGTTTTTGGGTGAAGGTGCAAACGATTGACCGCCCTAGTCGCGCAGTTTTAGAAAGTATTGAAAATGCTTGGATTGCTGAAAATGGTGGTGCGCCGTTGGGTAATGGCAATGATAAAGAAAAATGGACGCAGCCTATTGATACTAAATTGGTAATGTTACCTGAAGAACAGGTGAGTTATCAAAATCCAGTCAATGATGAATTGACGAAAATGAAAATTCTTAAAAATGTCGCTCGACGAGTAGAGACGGAAATTTTGGCTGTGTTAGAAGCTCGTGGTTTGCAAGTACAAATTCGCTTTAATCCTAAATTGAAGGAGGAAGGATTACTAGATTTGAAGTGA
- the bcsA gene encoding UDP-forming cellulose synthase catalytic subunit, with amino-acid sequence MSSSPYKPPHQRPKLTDWLIDLTPRFFDRTLKKASIQQLKLLSLLLVVLSIPLIITPLEVWQQGVVAVFLVILGQLIIKAEDQESSADMSQYYHLFLVWLSLVTTMRYLYYRTSYTLNFDGWLNSIACLLLFAAELYAICTLVLAYFQTLKIKERQPVNLATIPEAEWFNVDIYIPTYNEDVEIVRKTALAALACDYSSGKKKVYVLDDGRPERYKEDDPRREKFTARREKLRQMCEELGCIHMTRDNNNHAKAGNINTALRKTGGDLVMILDCDHIPSRQFILHTAGFFYDPKVSFVQTPHWFYNPDPFERNLFTGGRIPVGNELFYKVLQKGNDFWNAAFFCGSAALIRKSHLLEVGGIAVETVTEDCHTALRLHSLGYKSVYYDKIMVAGLAPETFSSYVGQQVRWARGMAQILRLENPFFNQKLKLNLAQRICYLSATSHFLYGYPRLVYAVAPTLFLLFGINSVQGLGLETLAYALPHILLSLFANYIIYKRVRFSFWNEIFEFAMAFQAGWVTLLALINPKMGSFNVTDKGISVTERIFDWESMRGLLIVAGVVTCSLLAVPYWLLLRPEDWQAVLVNTMWSGFNLILVVAALLVGFEQPQVRSSHRLQRHLTVILSSNDQVIMGETVNISETGALISLESWPNLPDEVDIEVMGDFTASAALTARIIRVSPVNDTETLLAIDFINPNRAQLDALSLVLYSDVREWYSQKREDVDKPMASFGFLATSLTRSLRDINKTNRKKVRKQVHTASQLYWDGHFFSGVATELGVTGLRLELEDTKAVFSDKILGQQDLHTMRTVKPLVGLLLHQDAENPSSSRFVAEIAGVEEQASGKIAIEFNFPEKFKQRQDTKIKQLLQLL; translated from the coding sequence ATGTCTTCTTCTCCATACAAACCACCCCACCAACGCCCTAAATTAACTGACTGGCTGATTGACCTCACTCCCAGATTCTTTGACCGCACTCTCAAAAAAGCGAGTATACAACAGCTAAAGTTGCTTTCTCTGCTGCTAGTAGTGCTTTCCATACCACTGATTATTACTCCGCTAGAAGTTTGGCAGCAAGGCGTAGTAGCTGTTTTTTTAGTAATACTGGGTCAATTAATTATCAAAGCTGAGGATCAAGAATCTTCTGCTGATATGAGTCAGTATTATCATTTATTTCTGGTGTGGCTAAGTTTAGTCACAACTATGCGCTATCTTTACTACCGCACCAGCTATACTCTCAATTTTGATGGCTGGCTGAACAGTATTGCTTGTTTGCTATTGTTTGCAGCAGAATTGTATGCGATTTGTACTTTAGTTTTGGCGTACTTTCAAACCCTGAAAATCAAAGAACGTCAACCAGTCAATCTTGCAACTATTCCCGAAGCAGAATGGTTCAATGTAGATATTTACATCCCAACTTATAACGAAGATGTGGAGATTGTCCGCAAGACAGCACTAGCAGCTTTAGCTTGTGATTACAGTTCTGGGAAAAAAAAGGTTTATGTCCTCGATGATGGTCGTCCAGAAAGATATAAAGAAGATGACCCACGCCGAGAAAAGTTTACCGCCAGACGAGAAAAATTACGGCAGATGTGCGAGGAACTCGGCTGCATACATATGACGCGGGATAATAACAACCACGCTAAAGCCGGGAATATCAACACTGCACTGCGTAAAACTGGTGGCGATTTAGTGATGATTTTGGATTGCGACCACATCCCATCGCGCCAATTTATTCTACATACGGCGGGCTTTTTTTATGACCCGAAAGTGTCGTTTGTGCAAACTCCCCACTGGTTTTATAATCCTGATCCCTTCGAGCGCAATTTGTTTACTGGTGGGAGAATTCCTGTAGGTAATGAACTGTTTTATAAGGTACTGCAAAAAGGCAACGATTTTTGGAATGCTGCCTTTTTCTGTGGTTCTGCAGCGTTAATCCGCAAATCTCATCTTTTGGAAGTGGGAGGAATTGCTGTAGAAACGGTTACAGAAGATTGTCATACTGCTTTGCGGTTACATTCGCTTGGTTATAAGTCAGTTTATTACGACAAAATTATGGTAGCTGGCTTGGCACCAGAAACCTTTTCTTCTTATGTGGGTCAACAAGTCCGTTGGGCGCGGGGAATGGCGCAAATATTGCGTTTGGAAAATCCCTTTTTTAACCAAAAATTAAAGTTGAATTTAGCTCAACGGATTTGTTATCTCAGCGCCACTTCGCACTTTTTGTATGGATATCCACGATTGGTATATGCAGTTGCTCCCACTCTCTTTTTATTATTTGGGATTAACTCTGTTCAAGGTTTGGGTTTGGAAACTCTAGCCTATGCATTACCACATATTCTCCTTTCGCTTTTTGCTAATTACATCATCTACAAACGTGTCCGGTTCTCTTTCTGGAATGAGATTTTTGAATTTGCAATGGCTTTCCAGGCTGGGTGGGTGACTTTATTAGCGCTGATTAACCCGAAGATGGGTTCGTTTAACGTTACTGATAAAGGTATATCTGTTACTGAACGGATTTTTGATTGGGAATCGATGCGTGGTCTGTTAATTGTCGCGGGGGTGGTGACTTGCTCTTTGCTAGCTGTCCCCTATTGGCTATTACTGCGGCCAGAAGATTGGCAAGCGGTTTTAGTGAATACTATGTGGTCTGGTTTTAACTTGATTTTAGTGGTAGCAGCGTTGTTAGTTGGCTTTGAACAACCGCAAGTCCGCTCCTCTCACCGTTTACAGCGTCACCTGACTGTGATTCTTTCTAGTAACGACCAAGTGATTATGGGTGAGACGGTGAATATCTCGGAAACGGGGGCGCTGATTTCTTTGGAATCTTGGCCTAATTTACCAGATGAAGTGGATATCGAAGTTATGGGAGATTTCACTGCTAGTGCGGCTCTGACAGCGCGGATTATCCGAGTTTCTCCTGTGAATGACACAGAAACGCTGCTAGCAATCGATTTTATCAATCCCAATCGTGCTCAACTTGATGCTCTGTCGCTAGTTTTATATTCTGATGTGCGGGAATGGTATTCTCAGAAGCGGGAGGATGTCGATAAGCCTATGGCTTCCTTTGGTTTTCTGGCTACTAGTTTGACTCGCTCTTTGCGTGATATCAACAAAACTAACCGCAAGAAGGTACGCAAGCAAGTACATACGGCTAGTCAACTGTACTGGGATGGTCATTTTTTCTCTGGGGTAGCTACAGAGTTAGGAGTCACGGGTTTAAGGTTGGAGTTGGAGGATACAAAAGCTGTGTTTTCTGACAAAATTCTCGGACAACAGGATTTACACACGATGCGGACTGTGAAACCGTTGGTGGGTTTGCTATTGCATCAGGATGCAGAAAATCCTTCATCTAGTCGATTTGTGGCGGAAATTGCTGGGGTTGAGGAACAAGCAAGCGGTAAGATAGCGATCGAGTTCAATTTTCCAGAAAAGTTTAAGCAGCGTCAAGATACTAAGATTAAACAACTTTTACAGCTTTTGTAG
- a CDS encoding cellulose biosynthesis cyclic di-GMP-binding regulatory protein BcsB: MKLLLALSSSSKKVILLTSCILLFPNSLFTAQAQQNSQSVGNLKQQSAILLAQATASEQDTTKSEGSNTKNLIPYTLEFNRSPIVGNRMRLRGVYSEGRLAFTRPRNWKLDQGKVQALIRFQHSPALYANRSSLTILVNGTSVGSVPLNRKQSQVGQVLFNIPPKLIQDYNELTIVAQQNNSLECSDSSSPDLWTEILPDSKLVFNYQQQPIPLNFSRYPYPFFDELGLDANQIVYLQPSQVSQDWLTTAARLQTTLGRLADFRPIKTSLVSNALDVKPSDRLIIIGTPSEQPALATLKNLPMKVIGSQIFDRSNNPIPEDTGVLIISKTEKSNVPILIATGNSSKAVAKATQFLAQPDVRKMGTGQVILVDKLNDSPTPAARKWPRYLPEQNSFQLSDIKTQVNGDPFADVTVRGAAAPPVEIDFRALPDDRFVRGSSMNLVYSYGPQINPRTSAVEVLLDGVFIGGARLDSESGVNRKNLKVNLPENLIKPNSKLQVFFRMNSREPFDKQNCLQPPDQQLTGTVHSDTSFDLKREISAQLPDLNLLKFGFPFAAPQDLSQTAIVVPQNPSTNDVLTLLAVSERLGRLSQADSVKLNVYTADTLSDTVRKNDHLVVIGTREKFPIAEVFQSSGLNLTHPFSRLSAQATIQTPQDTQGMIKQIISPWNSDRVILALTAQTDAGLERVQQVLTQDPWFFQLKKDTVLISSDQKNPSAFNPDAYQLEFFQNAPSTRRLENTTILSKASRFLQENWLFLPLGIVGVSVLLYGIGQLYLKRLTAGDGK, translated from the coding sequence ATGAAGCTGTTACTTGCCCTTTCTTCATCTAGTAAAAAAGTAATTCTTTTGACTTCCTGCATATTACTTTTTCCTAATTCGTTATTCACCGCCCAAGCTCAACAAAATTCACAATCGGTAGGTAATTTAAAACAACAATCAGCTATTTTATTAGCCCAAGCAACTGCATCTGAGCAAGATACGACAAAATCAGAAGGTTCTAACACTAAAAATCTCATACCTTACACTCTCGAATTTAATCGCAGTCCCATTGTCGGTAATCGGATGCGCTTGCGGGGGGTTTATTCAGAAGGTCGCCTTGCGTTTACTCGTCCGCGTAATTGGAAACTAGACCAAGGTAAAGTTCAAGCTTTAATCCGTTTTCAACACTCACCAGCACTGTATGCAAATCGTTCCAGCCTGACAATTTTGGTGAATGGTACTAGTGTAGGTAGTGTGCCACTGAATCGTAAACAATCTCAGGTTGGTCAAGTATTATTTAATATTCCGCCGAAGTTAATTCAAGATTATAACGAATTAACCATCGTTGCCCAACAAAACAACTCTTTAGAATGTAGCGATTCTAGTAGTCCTGATTTGTGGACAGAAATTCTGCCAGATTCCAAATTAGTTTTTAACTACCAACAACAACCAATACCCCTCAACTTTAGTCGTTATCCTTATCCTTTTTTTGATGAACTGGGTTTAGATGCTAACCAAATTGTTTATTTGCAACCTAGCCAAGTTAGTCAGGATTGGCTGACTACAGCTGCTCGCCTACAGACGACATTGGGCAGATTAGCAGATTTTCGTCCGATCAAGACTAGCTTAGTATCTAACGCCTTGGATGTGAAGCCGAGCGATCGCCTGATCATTATCGGTACTCCCAGTGAGCAACCAGCTCTAGCTACTCTCAAAAATTTGCCCATGAAAGTCATCGGCTCGCAAATTTTTGATCGCAGCAATAACCCCATACCCGAAGACACTGGGGTATTAATCATTAGCAAAACTGAAAAGAGCAATGTACCGATTTTAATTGCTACAGGTAATAGTAGCAAAGCAGTTGCCAAAGCTACACAATTTTTGGCACAGCCGGATGTGCGGAAAATGGGTACAGGTCAAGTGATTTTAGTTGATAAGCTCAATGACTCTCCCACACCAGCAGCTCGGAAATGGCCGCGTTATCTACCAGAGCAAAATTCCTTTCAACTCAGCGACATCAAAACTCAAGTAAATGGTGACCCGTTTGCGGATGTCACCGTCCGTGGAGCCGCAGCGCCGCCAGTAGAAATTGATTTCCGTGCTTTACCTGATGACAGATTTGTCCGGGGTAGTTCTATGAATTTAGTTTACAGCTACGGGCCGCAGATTAACCCCAGAACCTCGGCGGTGGAAGTATTACTAGATGGTGTATTTATCGGTGGGGCGCGGCTAGATTCAGAATCGGGAGTGAATCGCAAAAACCTCAAGGTAAATTTGCCAGAAAACTTGATTAAGCCCAATTCTAAACTGCAAGTGTTTTTCCGGATGAATTCTCGGGAGCCATTTGACAAACAAAACTGTTTGCAACCCCCCGATCAACAACTGACAGGAACGGTGCATTCTGATACTAGCTTTGATTTAAAGCGAGAAATCTCGGCACAACTACCAGATTTAAATCTGTTGAAATTTGGTTTTCCCTTTGCTGCGCCCCAGGATTTGTCTCAAACAGCGATCGTTGTACCACAAAACCCGTCTACTAACGATGTGTTGACTTTGTTAGCCGTTAGTGAACGCTTAGGGAGGTTGAGTCAAGCAGATTCCGTCAAATTAAATGTTTATACAGCAGATACTTTGTCGGATACAGTCCGCAAAAATGACCATTTAGTAGTTATTGGGACACGGGAGAAATTTCCCATCGCTGAAGTATTTCAGTCTAGCGGTTTAAACCTGACTCACCCATTTTCTCGGCTATCCGCCCAAGCGACAATTCAAACTCCCCAAGATACACAAGGAATGATTAAACAAATTATTTCACCTTGGAATAGCGATCGCGTGATTTTGGCTTTGACGGCGCAAACTGACGCAGGTTTGGAACGAGTACAGCAAGTCCTCACTCAAGATCCGTGGTTCTTTCAACTCAAAAAAGATACCGTGCTTATTAGTAGTGACCAGAAAAACCCCTCTGCTTTCAATCCTGATGCTTATCAACTGGAGTTTTTCCAAAACGCGCCCTCAACTCGACGGTTAGAAAATACAACTATCTTGAGTAAGGCGTCGCGTTTCTTACAAGAAAATTGGCTATTTTTACCTCTGGGGATAGTGGGTGTGTCCGTTCTACTCTACGGCATTGGTCAGTTGTATCTCAAACGCTTAACTGCTGGTGACGGAAAGTAA
- a CDS encoding glycosyl hydrolase family 8 produces the protein MWYLSRVAIIASLINLYGCVSGYSVKPKIPHHQTPIPNVTTPASSENLSIFLAALPPSTPNRQLLAESWDSYRRRFIQNDGRVIDFEASDRSTSEGQAYAMLRAVFIDDPETFALTLKWAENNLLRQQNSKSRDTLWAWKWGKKPDGTWGVIDSNFASDGDIDAITALIFAARRWNRPEYMELAKIKLRDLWNLSTAPGYGGKPYLLPGPKLAFVPNESTLYLNPSYLAPYAFRIFAQVDPTHDWLGLVDTSYQILENSTQLSTVGLPSDWVALDIKTGQFELVPPSSNLQSLYSFDAYRVWWRLSLDAVWFNAPPARRYLQQSTQHLQKLWTQKSRLPARIDLQGKALVDYEATSQYAMFYAAMRLVEPALAEELLAKKILPQYKQGIWGDDSAYYTQNLAWLGLLPPDTIPRQIIQAN, from the coding sequence ATGTGGTATCTCTCAAGAGTGGCAATCATTGCCAGCCTAATTAATCTTTATGGTTGTGTTTCTGGTTACTCGGTCAAACCCAAAATACCGCATCACCAGACGCCGATACCCAACGTCACTACTCCCGCTAGTAGTGAAAATTTGTCGATATTTTTGGCAGCTTTACCCCCGTCTACCCCAAATCGGCAATTACTAGCCGAAAGCTGGGATAGCTACCGCAGGAGATTTATTCAAAATGATGGACGAGTGATCGACTTTGAAGCGAGCGATCGCTCAACCAGCGAAGGTCAAGCCTACGCCATGCTACGAGCGGTTTTCATTGATGACCCGGAAACTTTTGCTCTGACTTTAAAATGGGCTGAAAACAATCTCCTCCGTCAACAAAACAGCAAATCTAGAGACACTCTCTGGGCTTGGAAATGGGGTAAAAAACCAGACGGTACTTGGGGTGTGATCGATAGCAACTTTGCTAGCGACGGCGATATAGATGCGATCACGGCGCTGATTTTTGCCGCCCGACGCTGGAACCGTCCTGAATACATGGAACTGGCGAAAATCAAACTGCGAGACTTATGGAATCTTTCTACCGCCCCAGGATATGGTGGTAAGCCTTATCTATTACCAGGCCCCAAGCTAGCATTTGTTCCTAACGAATCCACCCTTTACCTCAATCCTTCTTATCTTGCACCCTATGCATTTCGCATCTTTGCACAAGTAGACCCCACCCATGACTGGTTGGGTTTAGTTGATACCAGCTACCAAATTCTGGAAAATTCCACACAGCTTTCCACTGTTGGTTTACCTAGCGACTGGGTGGCTTTAGATATCAAAACTGGTCAATTCGAGCTCGTACCCCCATCTAGCAATCTCCAAAGTTTGTATAGTTTTGATGCTTATCGGGTTTGGTGGCGTTTATCACTCGATGCTGTTTGGTTTAACGCACCACCAGCGCGGCGCTATTTGCAGCAATCTACTCAGCACCTACAAAAATTGTGGACTCAAAAATCGCGTCTACCAGCACGAATTGACCTGCAAGGAAAGGCTTTAGTAGATTACGAAGCTACATCGCAATATGCCATGTTTTATGCTGCTATGCGGTTAGTAGAACCAGCACTAGCTGAAGAATTGCTAGCGAAAAAAATACTACCTCAATACAAACAAGGAATATGGGGCGATGATTCAGCTTATTACACCCAAAATTTAGCTTGGCTAGGGTTACTACCTCCAGACACAATACCTAGACAAATCATACAAGCTAATTAA
- a CDS encoding tetratricopeptide repeat protein has translation MSPNKTGQKPKAKLQSFLTFSCLLFTSSLVVPLLVNMPPVQAQNASAGVQKGFGLLKKGLVNDAITAFQQALKSQPQSLQGRLGLAIAYRRAGRIPEAWNAYQQVLAVDANNQLALKTIGLLGTYKTEWNRQGITALTNLLQLNPNDLEARAYRAQLYSYQGRLTESLADYQIVLNNNPSLETVLNAAQAYSYSGDFSKALALFNRYQTSGKPIEGYAAVAYGRTLRETGNAAGSVQVLETQLQRSKTLDPIAIETRKELAISYLANQQQTQALAILDPLQGISEATLPLARSLNEIRKRTNNPTLAQRVVNLYRQALATTPNPSPTLLREVADVFTAFPQGRQTALQLYRQAASQSPNDQSLLVRQLALENRLGTLAKKDLRQRLATALQPLPTDRVRLQQLADALVTIDVPDPELLSVYQYMLQTGVNVPFLHFRVAQIHVQRNDLNQARQSLAAYSATAKGAKDLTTQLLAAEIERREGSLEASAKRYQAVLKSKPDNDIVDATLAGLAGVRVQQKRFDEALAAYDQLIARSPQNSATQLGRASIAYQAKRISQPEAEAVLNNWLATQPATNTPPELYSLVAALPTNPRLEGLYNYLVQVDPSSIPLQIRLVQVLAQRNPAQAQARIKQLIARIPKNSESYQLQAELARSIGNLDLASKAYQSILVQQPDNIDALAALGGIRFEQRRFESAQEIYTQVIAQKPEDQGAKRALAGLNAIFDQPLTALSQLEKLQLEAIAQGTTDSDVYRQMQQIQEDFLLRRGFQPPWEDYQRRSRN, from the coding sequence ATGAGTCCAAACAAAACAGGCCAAAAGCCAAAAGCCAAACTGCAATCTTTTTTGACTTTTTCGTGTTTACTTTTTACTTCTTCATTAGTTGTGCCACTGCTGGTAAATATGCCTCCAGTGCAAGCGCAGAATGCATCAGCAGGTGTACAAAAAGGTTTTGGGTTATTAAAAAAAGGATTAGTCAATGATGCCATTACCGCCTTCCAGCAAGCCCTGAAAAGTCAACCCCAATCCTTGCAAGGAAGGTTAGGATTAGCGATCGCTTATCGTCGTGCTGGACGCATTCCCGAAGCCTGGAATGCTTATCAACAGGTATTAGCGGTAGACGCTAACAATCAATTAGCCCTCAAGACAATTGGTTTATTAGGTACTTATAAGACTGAGTGGAACCGACAGGGAATTACAGCCCTCACCAATTTATTGCAGTTAAACCCTAACGACTTAGAAGCTCGTGCTTATCGTGCTCAACTCTATTCCTACCAAGGACGCTTAACCGAATCTTTAGCAGATTACCAGATTGTTTTAAACAACAATCCTAGCCTAGAAACGGTTCTGAATGCAGCTCAAGCTTATAGTTATAGTGGCGATTTTTCTAAAGCATTGGCATTATTTAATCGCTACCAAACCAGTGGAAAACCCATTGAAGGATATGCAGCTGTAGCCTACGGTCGCACCCTACGGGAAACTGGTAATGCAGCAGGATCTGTACAAGTTTTAGAAACACAATTACAACGCTCTAAAACCCTTGATCCAATAGCAATTGAAACTCGTAAAGAATTAGCTATTTCCTATCTTGCTAATCAACAACAAACACAAGCCTTAGCAATATTAGATCCATTACAAGGTATATCTGAAGCCACATTACCCTTAGCGCGATCGCTCAATGAAATTCGCAAGCGTACCAATAATCCCACTCTGGCGCAGCGAGTTGTTAATCTCTACCGTCAAGCCCTAGCCACAACTCCCAACCCATCCCCCACCCTCCTCCGAGAAGTCGCTGATGTGTTCACCGCCTTTCCTCAAGGACGCCAAACAGCTCTGCAACTATATCGACAGGCGGCTTCACAATCACCCAATGATCAAAGTTTGCTGGTGCGACAATTAGCCTTAGAAAATCGGTTAGGAACACTAGCCAAAAAAGACTTGAGACAACGTTTGGCGACTGCGCTACAACCTTTACCCACAGACCGTGTGCGGCTACAACAACTCGCGGATGCTTTGGTTACTATTGACGTCCCTGATCCGGAATTGTTATCTGTCTACCAATACATGCTGCAAACAGGAGTCAACGTCCCATTTTTGCACTTTCGAGTTGCCCAGATACACGTACAGCGTAACGACCTCAATCAAGCTAGGCAATCTTTAGCAGCTTACAGCGCCACCGCCAAAGGTGCAAAAGACCTAACCACTCAATTACTCGCAGCAGAAATTGAGCGCCGGGAAGGAAGCCTCGAAGCCAGCGCCAAGCGTTATCAAGCTGTACTCAAGAGCAAACCAGATAACGACATTGTTGACGCCACTTTAGCTGGATTGGCGGGTGTGCGCGTGCAACAAAAACGTTTTGACGAAGCTTTAGCAGCTTATGACCAGTTGATCGCTCGTAGTCCGCAAAATTCAGCCACTCAGTTAGGGCGTGCGAGTATCGCCTATCAAGCCAAGCGAATTTCCCAACCCGAAGCCGAAGCAGTGCTCAATAATTGGTTAGCAACACAACCAGCTACCAATACCCCCCCAGAATTATATAGTTTAGTGGCAGCACTACCAACTAATCCGCGATTAGAAGGCTTATACAACTACTTGGTACAAGTTGACCCCAGCTCAATTCCACTGCAAATCCGCTTAGTGCAGGTATTAGCACAACGCAACCCAGCACAAGCACAAGCCCGAATCAAGCAGTTGATAGCGCGAATTCCCAAAAACTCTGAATCGTATCAATTGCAAGCAGAATTAGCGCGGTCTATAGGCAATTTGGATCTGGCTAGCAAAGCCTATCAGAGTATCTTAGTTCAACAACCAGATAACATAGATGCCCTGGCTGCTTTAGGAGGAATTCGCTTTGAACAACGACGCTTCGAGTCAGCGCAGGAAATTTATACTCAAGTCATAGCACAAAAGCCTGAAGACCAAGGAGCAAAGCGCGCTCTAGCCGGATTGAATGCCATTTTCGACCAACCATTAACAGCCTTATCACAGTTAGAAAAATTGCAACTAGAAGCGATCGCCCAAGGTACAACCGATAGCGATGTCTATCGCCAAATGCAGCAAATCCAAGAAGACTTTCTCCTCCGCAGAGGTTTTCAACCCCCCTGGGAAGACTATCAACGCCGAAGTCGCAATTAG